A portion of the Pseudoalteromonas galatheae genome contains these proteins:
- a CDS encoding FAD-binding oxidoreductase encodes MPKQISKPIPEYQLDEAQKRIDRYWRATQGFILALESKHGFSAKQLLTLLPTGDTSMERFREYQAKALIFNTRFQFSPSVIVMCNNTDDVMRAYQEAIEFNLPIRVRSGGHDHEGECSGTDVVLLDLSGLKDFSIEKKGDDYIAHIGSGYRFYQLVPKLAESGYKDIPPLTIPHGTCATVGLAGYIQGGGWGPWTRAKGMCCESLVGATVILQDGSRVEVSETENEDLLWALRGGGALSYGIVTEFRVKAFELPEEIHRFEINWNNEAVGSTDLATWQLLSQWENAINDTGKDTENLVGTNLKINAVPDVSECEKSSGYEKTLKHPSTMYGYWQGSEKALIQFAKQYFPAAKVQVTGTDTKQNYSEALMSDWSRNSVANLKKLGLKGTLAASLDGEPFTPDFDAPAPHKITSKLVRESGLTEQGKLALLRSLTSPLLFAQNAPLGLFSYVTLGAISGKFYANDTCDDAKKRVAFPYTTAQYTIQYQTWWNTELKYDGSYDSKRLGQANPVYRYVNRALDWIEVSRDTTIEGAYGAFISFKDASIPTKTYFQENYEKLIEIKEEYSGFTVKLDCGKEVYVNFNRLRTRKTII; translated from the coding sequence ATGCCTAAGCAAATCAGCAAACCTATCCCAGAATATCAGTTAGACGAAGCACAAAAGCGTATTGACCGCTACTGGCGCGCGACACAAGGTTTTATACTTGCGTTAGAAAGCAAACATGGCTTTTCTGCAAAGCAGTTACTTACTTTATTGCCAACGGGTGATACTTCGATGGAGCGCTTCAGAGAATATCAAGCTAAAGCGCTTATCTTTAACACACGATTTCAGTTTTCGCCCTCGGTGATTGTAATGTGTAACAATACTGATGATGTGATGCGTGCCTATCAAGAAGCGATAGAGTTTAACTTACCCATTCGGGTGCGCTCAGGTGGCCATGATCATGAAGGGGAGTGCAGCGGCACAGATGTGGTGTTGCTGGATTTAAGCGGTTTAAAAGACTTCTCCATCGAGAAAAAAGGCGACGATTATATTGCCCATATTGGTTCGGGCTATCGCTTTTATCAATTAGTCCCAAAGCTTGCAGAATCTGGTTACAAGGATATTCCACCGTTAACCATTCCACATGGCACTTGCGCCACGGTTGGGTTAGCTGGGTATATTCAAGGCGGTGGTTGGGGCCCATGGACGCGAGCAAAAGGAATGTGCTGTGAGTCACTCGTTGGTGCAACGGTTATTTTGCAAGATGGCTCAAGAGTTGAGGTATCTGAAACTGAAAATGAAGATCTATTATGGGCGCTACGCGGAGGCGGAGCGTTAAGCTATGGAATAGTGACGGAGTTTAGAGTCAAAGCTTTTGAGCTACCTGAAGAAATCCACCGCTTTGAAATTAACTGGAATAATGAGGCAGTTGGCTCTACAGACTTAGCAACTTGGCAGTTGCTCAGCCAGTGGGAAAATGCCATTAACGACACGGGAAAGGATACCGAGAACTTAGTTGGTACTAACCTAAAAATCAACGCGGTCCCAGATGTTAGCGAGTGTGAAAAGTCATCTGGCTACGAAAAGACCTTAAAGCACCCAAGTACCATGTATGGTTATTGGCAAGGCTCCGAAAAAGCGCTGATTCAGTTTGCTAAGCAATATTTTCCTGCTGCTAAAGTGCAGGTGACAGGCACGGACACCAAGCAGAACTATAGCGAAGCATTGATGTCTGACTGGTCACGAAACTCTGTGGCTAACCTCAAAAAGCTGGGATTAAAGGGGACGCTTGCCGCAAGCCTTGATGGTGAACCATTTACACCAGACTTCGACGCCCCAGCGCCACACAAAATCACCTCAAAGCTCGTGCGTGAGTCTGGCCTTACCGAACAAGGCAAGTTGGCGCTATTGCGTTCACTCACATCGCCTTTATTGTTTGCACAAAATGCCCCACTTGGACTATTTAGTTATGTCACTCTAGGTGCCATTTCGGGTAAGTTTTATGCCAATGATACATGTGATGATGCTAAGAAACGTGTTGCCTTCCCGTATACAACGGCGCAGTACACCATTCAATACCAAACTTGGTGGAATACTGAGTTAAAGTACGACGGCAGTTACGACAGCAAACGCCTTGGTCAAGCAAATCCAGTCTACCGCTATGTAAACCGTGCACTTGATTGGATTGAGGTTAGCCGCGACACCACCATAGAAGGGGCATACGGCGCGTTTATCAGCTTTAAAGACGCATCCATTCCGACGAAAACCTACTTCCAAGAGAATTACGAAAAACTCATTGAAATCAAAGAGGAGTATTCGGGTTTCACTGTTAAATTAGACTGTGGTAAAGAGGTTTACGTCAATTTCAATCGCCTAAGAACCCGTAAGACAATTATTTAA
- a CDS encoding DUF5924 family protein: protein MRYFKNLITKFILMMQKWPGLMALLAFCSGIASFILVERKESFSQIIALLLLTSWLWLIIDNWLRDQVEQRFGIVLSPNFMRFALQMVQQESLFFALPFFLAATTWNHPQAAFTCLIALCAFISVVDPIYYKKLARHNVLFMVFHNFALFVVISVALPILLHLTTDQSIQIALVTAIVLTLPSLGNVMPNARWWRFPLLALLLSALSAGLWQLRSWVPPAALRLNDIALAYEVDRQQRKPVNSIQHLDSHSLHEQGLYSWSAVKAPRGLNEKIFHVWVHNKQVVDRIPLNISGGREEGYRAWSHKNNFPADSTGKWEVHVVTSSGQLIGLKKFTVSP, encoded by the coding sequence ATGCGTTATTTCAAAAACCTAATAACAAAATTTATTTTGATGATGCAGAAGTGGCCGGGCCTAATGGCGTTGTTGGCTTTTTGCAGTGGTATAGCGAGCTTTATTTTAGTTGAACGTAAAGAGTCGTTTTCACAGATCATCGCTCTGCTTTTACTCACCAGTTGGCTGTGGCTTATTATTGACAACTGGCTACGCGACCAAGTTGAACAACGCTTTGGTATTGTGTTGTCACCCAACTTTATGCGCTTTGCTCTGCAAATGGTGCAACAGGAAAGCCTGTTCTTTGCACTGCCTTTTTTCTTGGCTGCCACAACATGGAATCATCCACAGGCCGCGTTTACCTGCTTAATTGCACTCTGCGCGTTTATCTCCGTTGTGGACCCGATATATTACAAAAAGCTAGCTCGCCATAATGTGCTGTTTATGGTTTTCCACAATTTTGCTTTGTTTGTTGTGATTTCAGTTGCGCTACCTATTTTGCTTCACCTGACAACTGACCAAAGTATACAAATAGCGCTAGTGACCGCCATTGTGCTTACCCTACCGAGCCTTGGCAATGTCATGCCAAACGCAAGATGGTGGCGTTTTCCCTTATTGGCTCTGCTACTAAGTGCACTTAGCGCTGGTTTGTGGCAGTTACGTAGCTGGGTTCCCCCTGCGGCCTTACGGCTCAACGACATTGCGCTGGCTTATGAGGTTGATAGGCAGCAACGAAAGCCGGTGAACAGCATTCAACATCTCGATAGCCATTCGCTTCACGAACAAGGCTTGTACAGCTGGAGCGCAGTAAAAGCACCGCGGGGACTAAACGAAAAAATCTTTCACGTGTGGGTACACAACAAACAAGTGGTTGACCGAATTCCCTTAAATATTAGCGGTGGACGCGAGGAAGGTTATCGAGCTTGGAGCCATAAGAACAACTTTCCGGCCGACTCAACCGGTAAGTGGGAGGTGCACGTTGTCACCAGTTCAGGACAATTGATTGGCCTAAAAAAATTTACTGTTTCTCCTTAG
- a CDS encoding FMN-binding negative transcriptional regulator: protein MSYPRNYYVESNPNILSSVITKHPLATLTVIQKGKLKTVFVPLTLSDDHAYLLGHATKDNPIFHTGGIIQAIFHCEDHYLSPAVISDIKLPTWLYANVIVEGELALIATDVEKYASMQAQITHFEQFSNSDWQLDNVPANQRQSLFNAINFFKIKINSMHGAFKLSQNQSSDIRALIKTHLTPSKPILASYVC from the coding sequence ATGAGCTACCCAAGAAACTATTACGTTGAAAGCAATCCAAACATACTCAGCTCTGTGATCACAAAACACCCGCTGGCCACGCTGACAGTGATACAAAAAGGCAAGTTAAAGACGGTTTTTGTACCGCTAACATTAAGTGATGACCATGCTTATTTACTTGGACACGCAACAAAAGACAACCCGATTTTTCACACAGGCGGTATTATCCAAGCAATCTTTCACTGTGAAGATCATTACCTCTCACCCGCTGTTATCTCTGACATTAAGCTCCCCACATGGTTGTACGCAAATGTGATCGTTGAAGGTGAGCTCGCACTTATTGCTACTGATGTTGAAAAATACGCGTCAATGCAAGCGCAAATAACGCATTTTGAGCAGTTTTCAAATAGTGATTGGCAGCTTGATAACGTGCCTGCCAATCAGCGTCAGTCGCTGTTTAACGCCATTAACTTTTTCAAGATTAAAATCAATTCGATGCATGGCGCTTTTAAGTTAAGCCAAAACCAGTCGAGTGACATTCGCGCATTAATCAAAACACACTTAACGCCATCCAAACCAATATTAGCAAGTTATGTGTGTTAA
- a CDS encoding GNAT family N-acetyltransferase, translated as MLSKQTLESNRVKLTPLEAAHLPELLARGKKTEIWKWVFNNYCRDQKTIEQWFYGSAQFDESEQLVVAIIDKDSGKLAGNSRLFRLDKLNLSAEIGHTFIGTEFQRTHVNTHAKYLLLKYAFEAIGLVRVQFQTHEFNHKSRNAISRLGAHFEGLSLKDRRLPDGSYRNTARFAITDEMWPEVKARLEEKL; from the coding sequence ATGCTTTCAAAACAAACGCTAGAATCCAATCGCGTCAAGCTCACCCCACTTGAAGCCGCGCATTTACCTGAGTTATTGGCTCGAGGCAAAAAAACTGAGATCTGGAAGTGGGTATTTAACAATTATTGTCGCGATCAAAAAACCATAGAGCAGTGGTTTTACGGCTCTGCACAGTTTGATGAAAGCGAGCAACTGGTTGTTGCAATCATAGATAAAGACTCAGGTAAACTGGCTGGTAATAGCCGCTTGTTTAGACTTGATAAACTCAACCTAAGTGCCGAGATTGGCCATACTTTTATCGGCACTGAATTTCAACGCACGCATGTTAATACCCACGCCAAATACCTGTTGCTTAAATATGCCTTTGAAGCGATTGGATTGGTGCGTGTGCAATTTCAAACTCATGAATTTAACCATAAGTCTCGTAATGCCATCTCACGTCTCGGTGCCCATTTTGAAGGATTGTCGTTAAAAGATAGGCGCCTGCCCGATGGAAGTTATCGTAATACGGCACGATTTGCCATCACCGACGAGATGTGGCCTGAAGTGAAAGCAAGATTGGAGGAAAAGTTATGA
- the pdxR gene encoding MocR-like pyridoxine biosynthesis transcription factor PdxR produces MISISPKTQSHDAKHKRLADVLRSAITEGKLTPGDKLPSARKLAELHGMNRHTVMNALQNLVAEGWLVVKERSGYRVNTELPIFSSQQIDTKVASTPRIVPQFAKTLTPVSSTKRSAYRYSFAGGLPDLHAFPYDEFKRFLVKACRKTNVSHFHYSDIAGCALLKSQIQAYLRRARGLVCDDLLICNGSQEALSLVANAFINPGDGVAIEMLGYPPARHTFTNAGAEIFALAQDAEGIKVEALARCLEQNKVKLLYLTPLHQYPTTVTLSVPRRMAIYQLCQQYGVFIIEDDYDHEFHYLCPPLQPMAASDPSGIVIYISTFSKIMFAGARVGYMSARADVLAQLVARKQLLNHKNDALTQLAVAYWMEEGGFERHLRRMTKAYQGRHQAMAQHLSELKAKLDIDFEVPQGGMAYWVNSKRDVSRLSEKAREKGIYVQCEPEFTLDKASSLSHIRLGFAAQEVEHQQAGLGELFALVAELEKNHE; encoded by the coding sequence TTGATTTCTATTAGCCCAAAAACACAGTCTCACGATGCTAAACATAAACGCTTAGCAGATGTTTTGCGCAGTGCCATTACCGAAGGTAAGCTCACTCCCGGTGACAAACTTCCTTCAGCCCGAAAGCTGGCTGAGTTACATGGTATGAATCGTCACACGGTGATGAATGCCCTACAAAACTTGGTAGCTGAAGGCTGGCTAGTGGTTAAAGAACGTAGCGGCTATCGAGTCAATACTGAACTGCCTATTTTCAGTAGCCAACAGATAGACACTAAAGTGGCTTCTACACCACGAATCGTGCCGCAATTTGCTAAAACACTAACACCAGTAAGCAGCACTAAGCGTTCGGCCTACCGCTATAGTTTTGCAGGGGGCTTACCAGATCTTCATGCCTTTCCCTATGATGAGTTTAAGCGGTTTTTGGTAAAGGCATGTCGCAAAACCAATGTCAGTCATTTTCACTATTCAGACATTGCGGGGTGCGCGTTACTGAAATCCCAAATTCAGGCATATTTGCGCCGAGCAAGGGGGTTGGTATGTGATGACTTACTGATTTGCAATGGCTCCCAAGAAGCCCTCTCATTGGTGGCAAATGCATTTATAAACCCAGGTGATGGTGTTGCCATCGAAATGCTTGGTTATCCTCCTGCGCGGCATACTTTTACCAATGCAGGTGCTGAAATTTTTGCTTTAGCACAAGACGCAGAAGGCATTAAAGTGGAGGCCTTGGCGCGCTGCCTTGAACAAAATAAGGTGAAGTTGCTGTATTTAACGCCACTGCATCAATATCCTACAACGGTCACATTGTCTGTACCGAGGCGCATGGCGATTTATCAGCTGTGCCAGCAGTATGGCGTATTTATTATTGAAGACGATTACGACCATGAGTTTCATTATCTCTGCCCACCGTTACAGCCTATGGCGGCAAGCGATCCAAGTGGTATTGTGATTTATATTTCTACCTTTTCAAAAATCATGTTTGCTGGTGCTCGTGTGGGTTATATGAGTGCGCGGGCAGATGTGCTTGCGCAATTGGTGGCACGTAAGCAGCTACTTAATCACAAAAATGATGCGCTTACCCAGTTGGCTGTGGCTTACTGGATGGAAGAGGGCGGGTTTGAGCGTCATTTACGCCGCATGACCAAAGCCTATCAAGGACGACATCAGGCGATGGCGCAGCACCTAAGCGAGCTTAAAGCTAAGTTAGATATTGATTTTGAAGTGCCACAAGGCGGTATGGCGTATTGGGTAAACAGCAAACGCGATGTCTCGAGATTATCTGAAAAAGCACGTGAAAAAGGGATTTACGTACAATGTGAACCTGAATTTACCCTCGATAAGGCTAGTAGTTTAAGTCATATTCGCTTAGGCTTTGCGGCGCAAGAAGTCGAGCATCAGCAAGCTGGGCTGGGTGAGTTATTTGCCTTGGTCGCAGAGCTGGAGAAAAATCATGAATAA
- a CDS encoding RNA-binding protein: protein MNKQQALVEFVTFGPHKAQALNILLSDNSAVSLIISKAMLSVVLAKYLSGEIDEDELENWAGFVELRDEVDCTLIDDYLYALNNPELMGGINFDSIGNMLKLIKG, encoded by the coding sequence ATGAATAAGCAACAAGCACTGGTCGAATTTGTTACATTCGGCCCACACAAAGCGCAGGCGTTAAATATACTACTGAGCGACAACAGCGCAGTATCGCTTATTATTAGCAAGGCGATGTTAAGTGTGGTATTGGCAAAGTATCTCAGTGGTGAAATCGACGAAGATGAACTTGAAAATTGGGCTGGGTTTGTTGAGCTGCGTGACGAGGTTGACTGCACCTTGATAGATGATTACCTCTATGCGTTGAATAATCCGGAGCTGATGGGTGGAATTAACTTCGATTCCATCGGTAATATGTTGAAACTCATTAAAGGTTAA
- a CDS encoding lysozyme inhibitor LprI family protein, with amino-acid sequence MRLIAAALFLLNYQIALAGGDVCENPISTIDINECAMSELNARTETLERYYQKSLEHNAFDEQLVEAIKASQLAWQSYLDAHCGAVYTQWREGTIRGVMALECRKELVKTRTHTLWANFLTYMDSTPPVLPEPQ; translated from the coding sequence ATGAGACTAATCGCGGCCGCATTGTTTTTATTAAATTACCAAATCGCGTTGGCGGGAGGAGATGTGTGTGAAAACCCTATCTCAACCATAGACATCAATGAGTGTGCAATGAGCGAACTTAACGCGCGAACTGAAACACTTGAACGTTACTACCAAAAAAGCCTTGAACATAATGCCTTTGATGAGCAACTGGTGGAAGCGATTAAGGCCTCGCAGTTGGCGTGGCAAAGCTATCTCGATGCCCACTGCGGTGCGGTATATACCCAATGGCGAGAAGGCACTATTCGCGGTGTGATGGCGCTCGAATGTCGTAAGGAATTAGTTAAAACCAGAACTCACACTCTTTGGGCTAACTTTTTGACTTATATGGATAGTACGCCACCAGTGCTACCTGAGCCACAATAG
- a CDS encoding multicopper oxidase family protein, translating to MRNPMLLILSAILSSSCAVVEDAKREHIGHSNHSTQSSQSNHSGYTPVYFDVEHYNPIGVVPSDVLSKQNDCKYEYIEPELKSLTAPDVLKSENGALDFTLAVQYQQNKIAKCNTWLRNYAYKQGDQKEFKSALVGPTLKLAPGDILRFRLENRLPTCESYTGKKDQNYLCASSEHAGHHSDIKMSKEDAEEMNTPHNFNVTNFHTHGLWVSPSKQSDNVLLEVKPGKGFQYEVRIPKSHPQGTFWYHAHVHGSTALQVSSGMAGAIIIEGGDPKKDIQNQPQIKGKKEQVIVLQQIAYDCHGQIEYYDAKNRPAGVPVCQIDGKDFDIFGPGEWQQTKRRTLINGQVVPKVIMRPNEIQRWRFIHAGVRETIKLSVVRKPNWEQDINPKPLGYLNQISVDGLNTGRLDKWDLSSAVSSTEPLQPGYRADYLYQAPSKEGVYWLVDLDSVPQKSLQGVPEDTAELMQIVVTGEPVSKAEAVLPTSAGLAQYRAHEAPTQAEIKAMDKSTDKESMMFYLGSRVAVDRAIKSAQSKKVDFSCENIGNKDVNNGVLPDDNKLSDEEKSKDLIFSVDGKPYGEISNRELTLGTWQRWDLCTRGLAPMHPFHIHVNPFYASRIGPDGEQQWVWRDTLAIEKDNDSPDDKHKGEKQSKTAPHTVIYSKYRYPTSLPGFTGDVKKQYTGEFVLHCHILDHEDQGMMQKVKLVESN from the coding sequence ATGAGAAATCCAATGTTACTGATTTTGAGTGCTATCTTGTCCTCTTCATGTGCTGTTGTTGAGGATGCCAAACGCGAGCACATCGGTCACTCAAATCATTCAACTCAATCAAGTCAGTCAAACCACTCAGGCTATACACCGGTTTACTTTGATGTTGAACACTATAATCCAATTGGTGTCGTCCCCAGCGATGTGTTGTCAAAGCAAAATGATTGTAAATATGAGTATATTGAACCTGAGCTTAAATCGTTGACTGCGCCTGATGTGCTTAAGTCAGAAAATGGAGCGCTAGACTTTACGCTGGCAGTACAGTATCAACAAAACAAAATAGCCAAATGTAATACTTGGTTAAGAAATTATGCTTACAAGCAAGGCGATCAAAAAGAATTTAAGAGTGCGCTCGTTGGGCCAACACTTAAACTGGCACCTGGAGATATTTTAAGATTTCGCCTAGAGAATCGCTTACCAACTTGCGAGAGTTATACTGGTAAAAAAGATCAAAATTATTTATGTGCAAGCTCCGAACACGCAGGACATCACTCCGATATAAAGATGTCTAAAGAGGATGCAGAGGAGATGAACACGCCGCATAATTTTAATGTGACTAACTTCCACACTCATGGCCTGTGGGTGTCACCTAGCAAGCAAAGTGACAACGTACTATTGGAAGTTAAACCCGGGAAAGGGTTTCAATATGAAGTAAGAATACCAAAATCTCATCCTCAGGGGACTTTTTGGTACCATGCGCATGTACATGGTTCAACTGCACTTCAAGTATCTAGCGGGATGGCCGGGGCCATTATTATCGAAGGTGGAGATCCCAAAAAGGATATTCAAAACCAACCTCAGATAAAAGGCAAGAAAGAGCAAGTTATTGTGCTTCAACAGATTGCTTACGACTGTCATGGGCAAATCGAATATTACGATGCTAAAAATCGACCAGCTGGTGTTCCAGTTTGCCAGATAGACGGCAAAGACTTTGACATCTTTGGTCCCGGCGAATGGCAACAAACTAAGCGGAGAACCTTAATCAATGGTCAGGTTGTACCCAAAGTAATTATGCGGCCCAATGAAATTCAGCGTTGGCGCTTTATCCATGCTGGTGTACGTGAAACAATTAAGCTTTCTGTTGTTCGTAAACCTAATTGGGAACAGGATATCAACCCTAAGCCATTAGGCTACTTGAATCAGATCTCTGTTGATGGTTTAAACACAGGCCGTTTGGACAAATGGGATCTTAGCAGTGCGGTATCCTCAACTGAGCCGTTACAGCCAGGATATCGAGCAGATTATCTTTATCAAGCTCCGAGCAAAGAAGGGGTTTACTGGCTAGTGGATTTGGATTCTGTGCCACAAAAATCACTTCAAGGTGTGCCAGAAGATACTGCAGAACTGATGCAAATTGTGGTAACCGGAGAACCCGTTTCTAAGGCCGAAGCCGTATTACCAACTAGCGCTGGGCTAGCGCAATATCGAGCCCATGAAGCACCAACTCAAGCTGAAATAAAAGCCATGGACAAGAGTACGGATAAAGAAAGTATGATGTTTTACTTGGGCTCACGTGTTGCCGTGGATAGAGCGATAAAAAGCGCACAGAGCAAAAAAGTAGATTTCAGCTGTGAGAATATAGGGAATAAAGACGTTAATAATGGTGTGCTTCCTGATGATAATAAGCTTTCAGACGAAGAAAAATCCAAAGACCTTATTTTCTCTGTTGACGGCAAGCCTTATGGTGAGATTAGTAATCGAGAATTAACTCTTGGTACATGGCAAAGATGGGATTTGTGTACCCGAGGCCTTGCTCCAATGCATCCTTTCCACATTCATGTGAATCCATTTTACGCGTCAAGAATAGGTCCTGACGGTGAGCAGCAATGGGTATGGCGGGATACATTGGCGATAGAAAAAGATAACGACTCGCCTGACGATAAACACAAAGGTGAGAAGCAATCTAAAACTGCACCACATACAGTGATTTACAGTAAATATCGTTATCCAACATCACTCCCTGGATTTACTGGCGATGTAAAAAAACAGTACACAGGAGAGTTTGTATTGCATTGCCATATTCTAGATCATGAAGATCAGGGCATGATGCAAAAAGTAAAATTAGTTGAGAGTAACTAG
- a CDS encoding tetratricopeptide repeat protein — protein sequence MKTSHLIPLAMLMFSALTNATSLEQGQTEFDNGNYRLAQSILQETKSSDVRKPLMLARIALKSDQPDVALQHIENAIQSEPKNAELYFCHAEVVAVLAEKASIFKISGYIKKLKRSFLRAVELAPDNANYRSALIKFYLNAPAMFGGDEQEAIKHIKQLEKIDPFAAHLARLHLYAKLDDKAAFAHSLETVSKDFGTEPELYYTLGIVYQEQKELEPALHQLRKAARMEATTPEQKKAKYRSLVLIGTLSQQLARHHNEGAAALRQYLEEATPSYDMPDKSQIKFQLATIAKAQNQVATAQQLLQEVIAEALSKALKKKAQSALGKLAS from the coding sequence ATGAAAACGAGTCACTTAATACCACTGGCTATGCTAATGTTTAGCGCCCTGACCAACGCCACCAGCCTAGAGCAAGGCCAGACTGAGTTCGATAACGGCAATTACCGCCTAGCACAGTCCATACTACAAGAAACCAAGAGCAGTGATGTTCGTAAGCCTTTAATGTTGGCTCGTATTGCGCTGAAAAGCGATCAACCAGACGTAGCACTGCAACACATAGAAAACGCTATCCAAAGTGAGCCTAAAAACGCTGAACTTTATTTCTGTCATGCTGAAGTCGTCGCGGTACTTGCCGAAAAAGCTAGCATTTTTAAGATCTCTGGCTACATCAAAAAACTCAAACGTTCGTTCCTTAGGGCCGTGGAGCTCGCACCAGATAATGCCAATTATCGTAGCGCTTTGATCAAGTTTTACCTCAATGCGCCCGCTATGTTTGGCGGTGATGAACAAGAGGCTATCAAACATATCAAGCAGTTAGAAAAAATAGATCCCTTCGCCGCACACCTAGCACGATTACACCTTTATGCGAAGTTAGATGATAAAGCCGCCTTTGCTCACTCACTCGAAACGGTATCAAAAGATTTTGGCACGGAACCCGAACTCTATTACACCTTAGGTATCGTGTATCAAGAACAAAAAGAGCTTGAGCCTGCTTTACATCAACTTCGTAAGGCAGCTCGAATGGAAGCAACGACGCCAGAGCAGAAAAAAGCCAAGTACCGCTCACTTGTACTTATTGGAACACTCAGTCAACAGCTAGCACGCCACCATAACGAGGGGGCAGCCGCCTTGCGTCAATACCTTGAAGAAGCTACCCCGAGCTACGATATGCCGGACAAAAGCCAAATCAAGTTTCAGCTAGCGACGATCGCCAAAGCCCAAAACCAAGTGGCAACTGCACAACAACTATTACAAGAAGTGATAGCCGAAGCACTAAGTAAAGCACTTAAGAAAAAAGCGCAATCAGCACTTGGCAAGTTAGCAAGTTAG
- a CDS encoding DUF6326 family protein — protein sequence MTTAAATGQSTHSANTHKKVATLWLLVMLNMIYADILAFVSAFITPGVIETLMTGYSGSVKLSQPLLLISAILIEIPIAMIFLSQYLNYHLNRACNLVAVVLTFLFILGGVETDPFYLFLVAIQLSLLLTIAWTVIRWRMPHGSNQYNAINE from the coding sequence ATGACAACTGCAGCAGCAACTGGTCAGTCAACTCACAGCGCCAATACACATAAAAAGGTCGCCACACTGTGGTTATTGGTCATGTTAAATATGATTTATGCCGATATTTTGGCCTTTGTCTCCGCATTTATAACTCCTGGAGTAATAGAAACGTTGATGACGGGCTATTCCGGCTCGGTCAAATTATCACAACCGCTACTACTGATCTCTGCCATTCTTATCGAGATCCCAATTGCAATGATTTTTCTGTCTCAGTATCTTAACTATCACCTAAACCGAGCCTGCAATTTAGTCGCCGTCGTATTGACCTTTTTGTTTATACTCGGTGGTGTTGAAACAGATCCATTCTATCTATTTCTTGTGGCTATTCAGCTCAGTTTACTTCTGACGATCGCTTGGACAGTGATTAGGTGGCGAATGCCGCACGGCTCCAATCAATACAACGCTATAAATGAGTAA